Within the Deinobacterium chartae genome, the region TCGCCTCCGGCGCGGGCGGAGCGTTTCTCGGGCGGCTGGAGCGCACGTCGCGGCAACTCGAGGCGCTGCAGCGCCGCAACGCCGCCCTGGGCGGTCTGATGGGTGCCCTGAGCGGGCTGATGGGCCATTTGGGCCTGCTGGCGGCCCTGCTGGTGCTGGTTCCGCAGGTCTCGGGCGGCAGCGTGCCAGGAGCGCTGCTCGCCGCCTGCGCGCTGGGCGTGCTGGCCTCGTTCGAGGCGGTGGCGAACCTGCCCGCCGCCTACCAGTTCCGCGAAAGCGCCCGGGTCGCCGCCGCGCGCCTGCACGACCTCGAGCGTGCTCCCCAGGCGCTCCTTGACCCCCCGCAGCCCCTGCCCCTGCCTCGGGACGCCACCTTGCGCCTCGAGCAGGTGAGTGCGGCGTACGGCAAGCGCACGGTCTTGCACGAGGTCGAGCTGACCGTACGTCCGGGCGAGCGCATCGGCCTCACCGGACCCTCAGGCAGCGGAAAAACCACCCTGGCCGCCCTGCTGCTGCGCTTTTTGGATCCCACCTCGGGCCGCATTACCCTGGGCGGGGTGGATCTGCGCGACCTCGAGCTCGAAAAGGCGCGGGCGCAAATCGCCTGGATGCCGCAGGAAGCTCCGCTGCTCGAGGGCACCCTGCGCGCCAACTTGCGGCTGGGGAACGCCTCGGTGAGCGATCTCGAACTCGAGGAGCTGCTGCACGAACTGCGTCTGGAAGCGCTGCTGACGCGCGCGGGCGGCCTGAGCGGCTGGCTGGGCGAAGGCGGAGCCCGGCTTTCCGGCGGGGAACGTCAGCGGGTGGCGCTGGCGCGCGCCCTGCTGCGCGACGCACCGATTGTGCTGCTCGACGAACCGACCGCCCACCTTGACCCGGTGACCGAGCGCGCCGTGCTCAGCGCCATCGAGCGGCGGTTGAACGGGCGCAGCCTGCTCCTGATCACGCACCGTCCGGCCCCGCTCGCCCTCGCCTCGAGGCACGTGCGCCTCGAGGCGGGACGGCTGCGTGAATTTCAGGCGGCTATGGACTGATCCGCCGCTGGAAATCCGGACTCAGCGGGGGGTGAAGGTGAAGACGTCGGCGTGAGCTCCGCGCAGCACGCTGTGCGTGTGGCGACCCAGGTAGCTGCGTCCCGTCACCGCCTCCAGAGCGCCCCACACCGCTCCCAGCGTGAAGGTGCACAGGCGCTCCGATCCCTGCGGCTCTCCTGCGGTGCACAAGGTTTCCTTAGCCTCGATCACCACGTCCTCGCCCTGGGTGTAAGCCCGCTCGATCCGGCACAAGCGGGTGCCGTTCACACCCAGCGCCTCGTCCAGGGCCACCGCGAGCTGTTCGATCGGCAAGTGGCTGCCCCTGAGCCCCAGCTGCGTGGCCAGCTGTTGACCGCGCACCCTGCCGGCGCGCACGAACACCACGGCGGCGCCGTCGGGGCCCAGGGTATCCTCGACTCCGGTGATGATCGCCTTGAAGCAGACGATGCTGCCAAAATCACCCAGAACGCTGCGAACCGAAGAGGAAGTGGTCATCACGCGCTCCCTCGCGCTCACAGGATATCGGCGAGCTCGCGAGCGACCTCGCGCGCCTCGAGGTGGACCAGGCCAACGTTGACGCCTTGCGGCGCGACCACGGCCAGCACGCCCTTGTTGCCGGTGGCATAGATGTGGATCTGGCCTTCGGTACCGCTGACGGTCGTCTCGGTCAGGTCACCCGCCGAGAGGGTGGAGGTGATGCGCTTGCCCAACCCCAGCGCGGTCGCTGCCATGGCCGCCATGCGGTTGGGGTCCGCGGTTCCCGCCAGGCTCTGGGCGATGGCGAGCCCGTCGGTGGAGGCGACCAGCGCCCCGTGCAGTTCGGGAATGGCGTTGCGGAGACGGTCGATGCTTCCCTGAATCTGTTCCAGCTTGCTCATGAAGAACTCCTTTGCGACACCGCAGGCGTCTGGGAATGGAAACCGGGCGACTCGATGACCTCGAGCAGCCGGATCAGTGCCTGGAGCGACGAGGTGCTGCGGGTGGCGTTTAAGCCGACCACCTGCTGCGGCGGCAGGCCGAAGTAGTCGGCGACGTCCTCGGGGTCCCAGACCCGGGGGAGGTCCTGGCGGGTCACGCCGACCAGAAACGGAACCGGGGTTCTGGAGGTAATGAACTCGAGGATGCGCCGGGCCTGGGGGAAGTCGGCAGGACGGTCGCCGGCGACCAGGGTGATCAGGCCTAGCGCTCCTTCGCACAGCACCTCCCACATGAAGTCGAAGCGGTCTTGCCCGGGGGTGCCGAACAGGTGGATCGGCTGTCCGTCGAGCGTGAGCGTGCCGAAATCCAGGGCCACGGTGGTGTGGTCCTTGCCAATGTCCTCGGTGGCCGGGGCTTCGGTATCCACCGCCTCGGTCTCGGACAGGGCGCGCACAAACGAGGATTTTCCTGCGCCTACCGGACCGGTGACCACCAGTTTGAGCGGGCGGATCACGCCTGCCTCCCCGACAGCAGCGCCTTGAGCAAGCGGCGGATCAGACCGGCTCCCCCGGTCCGGAGTTCATCGGCAGAGACGCTGGTGTGGGCGCGCAGCGGAACCGCGCGGCCCAGGGTGCGCAGTTTGTACAAGTTGAGCTGCACCTGCTCGAGGCTGAGCTGCAGGGTCTGGGCGATCTCACGGGCGCTGGCTCCTCGGCCGAGCAGGGGGGCGGCGTGGCGCACAAAATCGTCCAGCGCGGCCACCCCGACGCCTTCGTGCGGATGCAGCAGCCGGTAGCGGGTGTCGGGACTGTCCAGGTGAGCGCGGTAGTGATCGATCTCATCCATCACGGTGGTAGCCGAGAGCAGCAGGCCGGAAAGCTGCAGGTTCAGGTCCTGGCGCAAGCGTTCGGGTTCGCTGCGGTTGAATTCGAAAGCCCCGTTCTGCGCCGTGGCGAGATCAAGAAAATGATGGCGCACCTGCAGCGGGTGGGTCAGCGGACGCCCGTCCTGCAGCATTCCGGTGAGGACCGCGGCGTGCACGTGCAGTTCGTAGCTGTGGCGACCACGAATTTTCCACACCTCGAGGCGTCCGGAACGCTGACCCAGCAGGGTGATGACTTCAGAAAACGGTATTTCATTGAAGTTACCGAAAATGGCCACATGGCACCCCGCACTTCTTCTTCAGAAGCCGCCTGGTTTTCAAGGAAACTTTGCATTTGCCAAAACAAATGCTTCTATGGGCCCAGCTTAATTCTCCTGCCACATGATGTCAACATGAGGCCGGGCTATTTTTAGCACTACCTGGAATCGATTCTCCGAGTCCGTAAATTACTTCACATCGGGGTACTGTTATCTAGAAGCTCGAAAAGCCAGAGGGCACGGTTATTGCTGATGGCGCACCTGATATGCACGACCGACCTGACATTCGTTAACCGGAGCCAGAATACACAACGGCCAACCCGCCAGGAAAAGCGGTGCACACGGCCCTACACCTTTACAGGAAGACAGCAGGCGCGCGTTCACCGCCCGGGCGTCGGGACAACACCGCAAGGCCCTGCACGGGTACCGCCGGGTCCAATCCCTGACCGGCGACCTGTGTGGTCTGTGCCCCTGCCACACCAAAATTCCCCTGCGCCTAGGCGCAGGGGAATTTTGGGTCGCTTCAGGCGCTCATGGCACCCAGCAGGCTCTGGCAGGCCATCTCACAGCGGCGGCAGGATTCCGCACAGATCCTGCAGTGCTGCATGTTCATCTCACGGGCGTGACGCTCGCACTCCACCGCACAGACCTGACAGGCCGCCATACAGGCCTCCACCTGGGCGCGCAGCAACGCCATGACAGGCTGGGTCTGGCGGACCAGCACCCGGCCCGTGGCCGCGCAGATATCGGCGCAGTCGAGATTCTTACGAATACAGGCCGCCAGATGGGCCACCCGATCCTCGCTTAAACAGGCATCCGCACAGGACGTGCAGATCTGGGCGCACTCGAAACAGGCGTCCACGCACTCGGCCAGAGCCCCGGCGCTGAAAGACAGCGAGGTATTCCGCGGGTGGGTGGTGATCATGTCGTCCACGGTGTGTAACATGCGACTCCTCCTCGAGAATGAAGGGGTTCTAAAACAGGCCGACACCTCACCGTAAACGGACCGTGTAAACCTGCGGTAAACCCTCGCTTGACGTTGCCTGAAGCCTCGGCTCACCTTGGTGACCCTGCCTCTGGCACCACGCGATCCGCACCCCCGCACAAACCCGGCGCCACGCGCTCCTGGCAAACTTTAATGAAAGTTTACAGTCGGGCCCTACGCTGGCCGCGAGGTGAAATCATGACCCGAACAGCTCTCGCGGCCCTGCTGCTCACGCTGACCCTCAGCGGTGCGCAGGCCCAGATGAACCACGGCAACCACGGCACGCCGGGCCAGAGCGCCCCGGCTTCCGGCAGCGACCTCTCGCGCCTCGAGGGGAAAGCCTTTGACCGCACCTTTTTGAGCATGATGGTAGCCCACCACCAGGGTGCGGTGGACATGGCACAAGCAGCCCTTAAACGCGCCCGCGACCCGCAGGTCCGGCGCTGGGCGCAGGCGGTGATCCAGGAGCAGCAGCGCGAGATCGCGCAGATGAACGCCTGGCTCCGAGCCCTGGGCGGTGCCGACCGGGCCGCGCAGGCCAGTATGGGCCGCGAGATGGCGTCGATGACCGCCGACATCCGCAACGATCAGAACGCGGAGCGCGCTTTCGTGCTGGGCATGCTGCCGCACCACGCCTCGGCCCTCGAGATGGCCTCGCTGGCCTTGCAGCGCTCGAGCGACGCGCGCGTGCTGGAACTGTCGCGCGACATCATCCGCGCCCAGGCAGACGAGATGTACGCCTACCGCCAGTGGTTGCTCAAGCGCCGCTGATCGGCACCCTCCCCTTTCGCGGCCCCCTACACTGTAAGGAGCCATGGCCCGGGTTCTGATCGTCGACGACGACCCCGCGATCCTCGAGATCCTGGGGGCGTACCTGCGCGCCGAGGGGCACACGGTCCTCGAGGCGCGCGACGGCCTGCAAGCCCGTGCGCTGCTGGAGAGCGCAGACGTGGCGGTACTCGACTGGATGCTGCCGGGCCTCAGCGGCCTCGAGCTGGCCGCCGAGGCCCGGCGCCGTTACCCGCAGCTGCCGCTGCTGATGCTCTCGGCGCGCGGCGAGGAGAGCGATAAACTGCGCGGCTTGGATACCGGAGCCGACGACTACGTCACCAAGCCGTTCGGGCCGCGCGAGGTGGTGGCGCGGGTACGGGCCCTGCTGCGACGCGCCGGGCGCAGCGACGAGGTGGTATCCGGCGGCCTGCGGCTGGATAACCGCACCCGCCGCGCCACACTCGAGGGACGCGAACTGCAGCTCTCACGCCTCGAGTTCGACCTGCTGCGCACCCTGGCGCAACACCCCGGCCTGGTATGGACCCGCGATCACCTGCTCGAACGGGTGTGGGGACCGGACTACCCCGGGGTGGAGCGGGTGGTGGACGTGCACCTGGGAGCGCTGCGCCGCAAGCTGGGCGACGACCCGGAACACCCGCGCTTTATCGAGACCGTGCGCGGG harbors:
- the cydC gene encoding thiol reductant ABC exporter subunit CydC, with amino-acid sequence MNGELRTVMQVFLRQRGRVAGSVALGAGMILASVGLMFASGYLISRAAQHPPILHLMVVITSVRFFGVSRAALRYAERLVSHDLTFRALAGLRERAFVALTRRSPLELLSRRSGDLLGRVRSDVDTLQNAYLRMLAPAVVAGVVSALTAALLAFVSPLLAALLLALLATGGVLLPLLSERLARRWNREAAELRARYDADLLEGIQGLSDLLASGAGGAFLGRLERTSRQLEALQRRNAALGGLMGALSGLMGHLGLLAALLVLVPQVSGGSVPGALLAACALGVLASFEAVANLPAAYQFRESARVAAARLHDLERAPQALLDPPQPLPLPRDATLRLEQVSAAYGKRTVLHEVELTVRPGERIGLTGPSGSGKTTLAALLLRFLDPTSGRITLGGVDLRDLELEKARAQIAWMPQEAPLLEGTLRANLRLGNASVSDLELEELLHELRLEALLTRAGGLSGWLGEGGARLSGGERQRVALARALLRDAPIVLLDEPTAHLDPVTERAVLSAIERRLNGRSLLLITHRPAPLALASRHVRLEAGRLREFQAAMD
- a CDS encoding roadblock/LC7 domain-containing protein codes for the protein MSKLEQIQGSIDRLRNAIPELHGALVASTDGLAIAQSLAGTADPNRMAAMAATALGLGKRITSTLSAGDLTETTVSGTEGQIHIYATGNKGVLAVVAPQGVNVGLVHLEAREVARELADIL
- a CDS encoding ATP/GTP-binding protein, which encodes MRPLKLVVTGPVGAGKSSFVRALSETEAVDTEAPATEDIGKDHTTVALDFGTLTLDGQPIHLFGTPGQDRFDFMWEVLCEGALGLITLVAGDRPADFPQARRILEFITSRTPVPFLVGVTRQDLPRVWDPEDVADYFGLPPQQVVGLNATRSTSSLQALIRLLEVIESPGFHSQTPAVSQRSSS
- a CDS encoding DUF4388 domain-containing protein; this translates as MAIFGNFNEIPFSEVITLLGQRSGRLEVWKIRGRHSYELHVHAAVLTGMLQDGRPLTHPLQVRHHFLDLATAQNGAFEFNRSEPERLRQDLNLQLSGLLLSATTVMDEIDHYRAHLDSPDTRYRLLHPHEGVGVAALDDFVRHAAPLLGRGASAREIAQTLQLSLEQVQLNLYKLRTLGRAVPLRAHTSVSADELRTGGAGLIRRLLKALLSGRQA
- a CDS encoding four-helix bundle copper-binding protein, encoding MLHTVDDMITTHPRNTSLSFSAGALAECVDACFECAQICTSCADACLSEDRVAHLAACIRKNLDCADICAATGRVLVRQTQPVMALLRAQVEACMAACQVCAVECERHAREMNMQHCRICAESCRRCEMACQSLLGAMSA
- a CDS encoding DUF305 domain-containing protein codes for the protein MTRTALAALLLTLTLSGAQAQMNHGNHGTPGQSAPASGSDLSRLEGKAFDRTFLSMMVAHHQGAVDMAQAALKRARDPQVRRWAQAVIQEQQREIAQMNAWLRALGGADRAAQASMGREMASMTADIRNDQNAERAFVLGMLPHHASALEMASLALQRSSDARVLELSRDIIRAQADEMYAYRQWLLKRR
- a CDS encoding winged helix-turn-helix domain-containing protein; this encodes MARVLIVDDDPAILEILGAYLRAEGHTVLEARDGLQARALLESADVAVLDWMLPGLSGLELAAEARRRYPQLPLLMLSARGEESDKLRGLDTGADDYVTKPFGPREVVARVRALLRRAGRSDEVVSGGLRLDNRTRRATLEGRELQLSRLEFDLLRTLAQHPGLVWTRDHLLERVWGPDYPGVERVVDVHLGALRRKLGDDPEHPRFIETVRGVGYRFREDP